The following coding sequences are from one Biomphalaria glabrata chromosome 8, xgBioGlab47.1, whole genome shotgun sequence window:
- the LOC106057369 gene encoding alpha-N-acetylgalactosaminidase-like: MAVFHFLCCLLAFVVAVNGLDNGLARTPPMGWLSWQRFRCNINCDQDPLNCISERLYKDMADRLAADGYKEAGYVYVNIDDCWAAKQRDPVTMKLVPDPKRFPSGIKALADYVHSKGLKLGIYGDMGTFTCGGYPGSKFTMATDAQTFAEWGIDSFKMDGCYSTTDDFSTAYPIMEFYLNQTGRPILFSCSWPAYEMSFNPNYPKIAKYCNIWRNFDDIDDSWDSVKSIIKYYGDDAYNFSSVAGPGNFNDPDMIIIGNKGLSPSQEEVQMAMWAIMAAPLFLSNDLRNISERSRNLILNKGAIAINQDPLGIQGKRLWQIGSIQVWLRPVLPNGSYAIAILNENYGGYLSPVTVSLADLGVVDNGTYVLNEVFTGSYIGTYGTKDSVVIKVDVSSVFFGKYTRKS; the protein is encoded by the exons ATGGCCGTGTTTCACTTCCTGTGCTGCTTACTTgcttttgttgttgctgttaaTGGACTTGATAATGGCCTAGCTAGAACACCGCCTATGGGATGGTTGTCATGGCAAAGATTTCGCTGCAACATCAATTGTGATCAAGATCCATTGAACTGTATCag CGAGAGACTGTACAAAGATATGGCTGATCGCTTAGCTGCAGATGGGTACAAGGAGGCTGGCTATGTTTATGTGAACATTGACGATTGCTGGGCAGCAAAGCAGCGTGACCCAGTTACAATGAAACTTGTCCCTGATCCTAAACGATTTCCTAGTGGCATTAAAGCATTAGCTGATTAC GTGCACAGCAAAGGGTTAAAGCTTGGAATCTATGGTGATATGGGAACATTTACTTGTGGAGGTTACCCTGGAAGTAAGTTTACCATGGCTACAGATGCTCAGACATTCGCCGAATGGGGAATCGACTCTTTTAAAATGGATGGCTGCTACTCCACCACTGACGACTTCTCCACAG CCTATCCAATCATGgagttttatttaaatcagaCTGGTCGTCCAATCCTGTTTAGCTGCAGCTGGCCTGCTTATGAAATGTCCTTCAAT CCCAATTATCCTAAAATCGCTAAGTATTGCAACATCTGGAGAAACTTTGACGACATTGACGACTCTTGGGACAGTGTGAAAAGCATCATTAAGTATTATGGAGATGATGCATACAATTTTAGCTCTGTTGCTGGACCTGGAAATTTCAATGATCCAGATATG attattattggtaataaagGTCTAAGTCCATCTCAGGAAGAAGTTCAAATGGCCATGTGGGCAATAATGGCAGCACCATTGTTTCTTTCCAACGATCTCAGAAACATTTCCGAAAGGTCTCGTAATTTGATTCTCAACAAAGGTGCAATAGCAATTAACCAAGATCCCCTGGGTATTCAAGGAAAACGCCTTTGGCAG ATTGGCAGCATTCAAGTTTGGCTGAGGCCAGTGCTACCCAATGGAAGTTATGCAATCgccattttaaatgaaaattatgGAGGATATCTTTCTCCTGTTACTGTCTCCCTTGCTGACCTCGGTGTGGTGGATAATGGAACGTATGTCCTTAACGAAGTGTTCACAGGAAGCTATATAGGTACTTATGGTACCAAGGATTCTGTGGTTATTAAGGTTGATGTATCCAGTGTGTTCTTTGGTAAATACACAAGGAAAAGTTAA